The Primulina tabacum isolate GXHZ01 chromosome 16, ASM2559414v2, whole genome shotgun sequence genome window below encodes:
- the LOC142528324 gene encoding uncharacterized protein LOC142528324 codes for MVKWTVELGEYDIEYKPRVAIKAQALSDFLSEMVQSNEKEVWRIFVDGASSLAGCGVGVVIISPPGEKIKLELRIDSRVTNNEAKYEAVLAGIQAAREVGASRTILYSDSQPITQQIKGLYEAKDDKMLKYLRLIKARVEVFADWGIEQIPREENSEADTLAKNGCFFVRSKHPGGLACFPIDPFY; via the coding sequence ATGGTCAAGTGGACAGTAGAGTTGGGGGAGTATGACATTGAATACAAACCCCGGGTTGCCATCAAAGCACAAGCTCTGTCAGATTTTTTATCCGAGATGGTCCAATCCAATGAGAAGGAAGTATGGAGAATATTCGTGGATGGGGCGTCTAGCCTTGCAGGGTGTGGAGTAGGGGTTGTGATAATATCTCCCCCGGGAGAAAAGATTAAACTAGAACTGAGGATTGACTCCCGGGTAACCAACAATGAGGCCAAGTATGAAGCTGTCCTAGCTGGTATTCAAGCTGCCCGAGAAGTTGGGGCTTCCCGGACTATTCTATATTCTGATTCGCAACCCATTACTCAGCAGATAAAGGGCTTGTATGAAGCTAAGGATGACAAGATGCTAAAGTATTTACGGCTCATCAAAGCCCGAGTAGAAGTTTTTGCGGATTGGGGTATTGAACAAATACCCCGGGAGGAGAATAGCGAGGCAGATACTCTTGCCAAAAATGGCTGCTTCTTTGTCAGAAGTAAGCATCCGGGAGGTCTTGCATGTTTCCCGATTGATCCTTTCTACTGA
- the LOC142528919 gene encoding RINT1-like protein MAG2, producing MEDMETRPLPLPASISQQALYFINSNLNSREHLDRAPVLLSELQTRCNDLDRMLSDLALQLRSNLTRHSDHSNRVGSLFENVHAQLQDLQHSSSQLSSDGGSRSGMVEELQALAKEVARVETVRNYAETALKLDMLVGGIEDAASSSMNRTLRKHSSTKNYEDMRSVALRHLKSTEDLLTSVSKRHPQWNRLVSATDHRIDRALAILRPQAIADHRALLASLGWPPPLSTLSSSTSDAERSTEVQNPLFTMKGDLKLQYCESFLALCGLQELQRQRKSRQLGGRYKDFALHQPLWAIEELVNPISIASQCHFSKWIEKPEYIFALVYKITREYVDSMDDLLQPLVDEAMLSGYSCREEWILAMVSSLSTYLAKEIFPIYVDQLSEESETGIKTQARLSWLHLVDLMIAFDKRVQTLAAHSGMHLSLEEDGNVQNLSSLTLFCDRPDWIDLWAEIELSEALSKLKSQMEDNKNWLSEDRGVSLLSGQEDNKSPLISSAVLQRLSSVIDRCRSLPSASLRSRFVKLTGSPIICKFFDCLLLRCQEAEGLTALADDDALTKVALSVNAAHYFESVLKEWCEYVFFLEMGLNNTDKLEKEDDPTATGAPGNGIFDEEIKRLNEFKIEWVEKLSTVVSRGFEARCRDYIKNKKQWQEKSQEDSAQSRSYLTAMDYLQGKLSVLEEGLNKIDFTRVWRSLAAGIDRLFFHGLLVGKIKFYDWGVERLSNDLMVLFGVFGAWCLRPQGFFPKISEGLKLLKMANNEVNNKLIREERWLKENGIRHLTAAEVERTVKNRIFAG from the exons atggaagacatggaaaccCGACCCTTACCTCTGCCCGCTTCCATCTCTCAACAAGCCTTGTATTTCATCAATTCAAACCTCAATTCCAGAGAACATCTAGACAGAGCCCCGGTTCTCCTCTCGGAGCTCCAGACCCGCTGCAATGATCTGGATCGAATGCTTTCGGATCTTGCGTTACAACTCCGGTCGAACCTGACCCGACACTCTGACCACTCGAATCGGGTGGGTTCACTCTTCGAGAATGTCCATGCTCAGTTGCAAGACCTTCAGCATTCTTCTTCTCAGTTATCATCAG ATGGTGGATCGAGGAGCGGGATGGTGGAGGAATTGCAGGCATTGGCAAAGGAGGTGGCTAGAGTGGAAACAGTGCGAAACTATGCag AGACTGCATTGAAGCTTGACATGTTGGTTGGTGGCATTGAAGATGCTGCGTCTTCCTCAATGAACAGAACTTTGAGAAAGCATTCGTCAACAAAGAATTATGAA GATATGCGCTCAGTTGCCTTAAGACATCTTAAATCGACTGAAGATCTGCTTACTTCTGTTTCAAAGAGACATCCTCAGTGGAATCGACTTGTTTCAGCTACTGATCATAGAATAGACAGAGCATTAGCAATTCTAAGGCCCCAAGCTATTGCAGACCATCGAGCTCTTCTTGCTTCTCTTGGATGGCCACCACCTCTGTCAACCCTAAGTTCGTCTACTTCAGATGCAGAAAGATCAACTGAAGTGCAAAATCCTCTTTTCACAATGAAAGGTGACCTGAAGCTTCAGTATTGTGAAAGTTTCCTGGCATTGTGTGGTCTGCAGGAGTTGCAGAGACAGAGAAAGTCTCGTCAACTTGGGGGGCGTTATAAAGATTTTGCACTTCACCAACCACTTTGGGCCATTGAAGAACTTGTCAATCCTATATCTATTGCTTCTCAATGCCACTTCTCAAAGTGGATTGAGAAGCCAGAGTACATATTTGCGCTAGTTTATAAGATCACTCGAGAATATGTTGACTCTATGGATGACTTATTGCAACCGCTTGTTGACGAAGCAATGCTATCTGGTTACAGTTGCAGAGAAGAATGGATCTTGGCCATGGTGTCTTCCCTATCGACCTACCTGGCGAAAGAAATATTTCCCATTTATGTGGATCAGCTCAGTGAAGAGAGTGAAACTGGGATCAAAACACAGGCAAGGTTATCCTGGCTTCATCTTGTGGATCTGATGATTGCATTTGATAAACGAGTTCAAACGCTGGCTGCACACTCAGGAATGCATCTTTCCCTCGAGGAGGATGGCAATGTGCAAAATCTGTCTTCACTGACTTTATTTTGTGATAGACCTGATTGGATTGATTTATGGGCAGAAATTGAGCTTAGTGAGGCTCTTAGTAaattaaaatctcaaatggaaGACAACAAAAATTGGTTAAGTGAAGACCGAGGAGTTTCTCTTCTGTCTGGCCAAGAAGACAACAAATCCCCTTTGATTTCTAGTGCTGTGCTTCAACGTCTCTCCTCTGTGATAGACCGTTGCCGATCATTGCCTAGCGCATCATTGAGGTCAAGATTTGTCAAATTGACTGGTTCACCTATAATATGCAAGTTCTTTGATTGCTTGCTGCTTAGGTGTCAAGAAGCTGAGGGGCTAACTGCGCTAGCTGATGATGATGCTTTAACTAAAGTTGCCTTGTCAGTTAATGCTGCCCACTACTTTGAATCCGTTTTAAAAGAATGGTGCGAGTATGTCTTCTTCCTTGAAATGGGATTGAACAATACTGATAAACTAGAAAAGGAAGATGATCCTACTGCTACAGGAGCACCTGGAAATGGTATTTTTGACGAAGAAATCAAAAGGTTGAATGAATTCAAGATTGAATGGGTTGAGAAGTTATCCACAGTTGTCTCAAGGGGATTTGAAGCACGTTGCCGAGACTACATAAAAAACAAGAAGCAATGGCAGGAAAAGAGCCAAGAAGATTCGGCACAGTCCAGATCATACCTAACAGCGATGGATTACCTACAGGGAAAATTGTCCGTACTCGAAGAAGGGCTGAACAAAATAGATTTTACTAGAGTGTGGAGAAGTTTGGCTGCTGGGATCGATAGGCTATTTTTCCATGGTTTATTAGTAGGAAAGATAAAGTTCTACGATTGGGGAGTCGAGAGGCTTTCAAACGATCTGATGGTTCTTTTTGGGGTATTTGGAGCTTGGTGTTTGAGGCCTCAAGGTTTCTTTCCGAAGATCTCCGAAGGATTGAAGCTGTTGAAAATGGCGAATAACGAGGTGAACAATAAGTTGATTAGAGAGGAAAGATGGCTGAAAGAAAATGGAATAAGACATTTAACTGCTGCTGAGGTAGAAAGAACAGTGAAGAATAGAATATTTGCCGGATGA
- the LOC142529208 gene encoding ABC transporter G family member STR2-like, giving the protein MKNANNHRPEMIIDIGKGVNFTGGMEFSNLTYTVIKKQKDINGKWIKREADLLHDITGYAPKGCITAVMGPSGAGKSTFLDGLAGRIASGSLMGRVSLDGVDVNPSLIKRTSAYIMQDDRLFPMLTVYETLMFAADFRLGSLSRDEKRERVEKLIEQLGLTTSVNTYIGDEGTRGISGGERRRVSIGVDIIHGPSLLFLDEPTSGLDSTSAHSVIEKVRDIARSGSTVILTIHQPSSRIQLLIDHLIILARGQLMYQGSPKDVTLHLGRMGRKIPKGENPIEYFIDVVQEYDQSELGVEVLAEFALTGVKPPLLVDNEDTSVSTVVPTLPLPPTQSTNQQTAEEGGYRSNKRYHLQTVHKNEKDFDHSVKSQSNQSISWSINQSMTFTPTRNHADNRALTRRSPSPGYYTYPSDILQGTPTPHSSEYTVNEDDYRTDSIVHLNTISKHHNLGPKFANSFFPEIWVLMRRNFINIRRTPELFLSRLLVLTIMGFMMATMFWHPKGDVQGITNRLSFFIFTVCLFFFSSNDAVPAFIQERYIFIRETSHNAYRASSYTIAGLITYLPFLALQASVYAIIVWFPLKLHGPFWYFLLVLYMSLLSTNSFVVFVSSVVPNYILGYAAVIAFTALFFLFCGYFANSREIPPYWKWMHYVSTMTYPYEGLLMNEYQTNQTFGGMSGFNILETLAIGTEKYLKWHKVYIMLGWAVLYRVLFYVVLRFFSKNQRT; this is encoded by the exons ATGAAAAATGCTAATAATCATAGACCGGAGATGATAATAGATATTGGGAAGGGAGTAAATTTTACAGGGGGAATGGAATTTTCCAACCTTACGTATACTGTGATCAAGAAACAGAAGGACATTaatgggaaatggatcaagcgTGAAGCTGATTTGTTGCATGATATAACTGGATACGCCCCTAAAGGGTGCATCACGGCTGTTATGGGTCCTAGTGGTGCCGGAAAATCGACGTTTTTGGACGGTTTGGCTGGAAGAATCGCCAGCGGAAGCCTAATGGGACGAGTATCGTTGGATGGTGTTGACGTGAACCCGAGCTTGATTAAGAGGACTTCGGCATATATAATGCAAGATGACAGGCTGTTTCCCATGCTTACTGTTTATGAGACTCTCATGTTTGCTGCAGATTTTAGGTTGGGATCACTCTCTAGGGATGAAAAAAGGGAACGTGTCGAGAAGTTAATCGAACAGCTTGGTTTAACT ACGTCTGTAAACACTTATATAGGCGATGAAGGGACGAGAGGCATCTCCGGTGGTGAGCGTCGCAGGGTTTCGATAGGAGTGGACATCATACATGGACCTTCCCTTTTATTCCTTGACGAGCCTACTTCAGGACTAGACTCAACCAGTGCTCATAGTGTAATCGAAAAGGTCCGCGATATAGCACGTTCTGGAAGCACGGTCATCCTCACAATTCACCAGCCCTCATCCCGTATCCAGCTTTTGATCGACCACCTCATAATCTTGGCTCGAGGGCAACTCATGTACCAGGGCTCACCCAAGGATGTCACCCTCCATTTAGGCCGGATGGGACGTAAAATCCCCAAAGGTGAAAACCCAATCGAGTACTTCATTGACGTGGTGCAAGAATATGATCAGTCGGAGCTCGGAGTGGAGGTGTTAGCGGAATTTGCTTTAACCGGAGTGAAGCCGCCGCTTCTGGTTGACAACGAGGATACATCTGTTTCAACTGTTGTTCCAACCTTGCCTTTGCCTCCTACTCAGAGCACCAATCAACAGACAGCAGAGGAAGGTGGATACAGGTCGAATAAACGATACCATCTGCAAACGGTACATAAGAACGAGAAGGATTTTGATCACAGTGTGAAAAGCCAGTCGAATCAGTCAATTTCTTGGAGCATTAACCAGTCAATGACCTTTACCCCAACTAGGAATCATGCTGATAACAGAGCCCTGACTCGAAGGAG TCCATCTCCTGGATATTACACATACCCAAGCGACATCCTGCAAGGCACACCAACCCCTCATAGCAGCGAATACACGGTGAATGAAGACGACTACAGAACAGATAGCATTGTCCACCTGAATACTATATCAAAGCACCATAACTTAGGCCCGAAATTTGCCAACTCATTCTTCCCAGAGATATGGGTACTAATGCGCCGCAACTTTATCAACATCAGGCGGACCCCGGAGCTCTTCCTATCCCGACTTCTAGTCCTAACCATAATGGGCTTCATGATGGCCACCATGTTCTGGCATCCTAAAGGTGATGTACAAGGCATCACAAATAGACTAAGCTTCTTTATATTTACAGTCTGCCTCTTCTTCTTTTCCTCCAATGACGCTGTCCCAGCTTTCATCCAAGAACGCTACATCTTCATCCGTGAAACATCGCACAATGCATATCGAGCCTCATCCTACACCATTGCAGGACTGATCACCTACCTTCCTTTCCTCGCCCTTCAGGCATCGGTTTACGCAATAATTGTCTGGTTCCCATTGAAACTCCACGGTCCGTTCTGGTACTTCTTGCTAGTCCTCTACATGTCTCTCCTCTCAACAAACTCTTTTGTTGTATTTGTAAGCTCGGTCGTGCCAAATTACATCCTCGGATACGCAGCTGTGATTGCATTCACCGCGCTTTTCTTCTTATTCTGCGGATACTTTGCGAATAGCCGTGAAATTCCACCGTATTGGAAATGGATGCACTACGTTTCAACTATGACTTATCCGTACGAGGGGCTGCTGATGAATGAGTATCAAACCAACCAGACATTTGGTGGGATGAGTGGGTTCAACATATTGGAAACTCTTGCAATTGGGACTGAGAAGTATCTGAAGTGGCATAAGGTGTATATAATGCTAGGATGGGCTGTTCTGTACAGAGTTCTTTTCTATGTTGTTCTGCGTTTCTTTTCCAAGAACCAAAGGACATAG